The following proteins are co-located in the Lentisphaera araneosa HTCC2155 genome:
- a CDS encoding transposase, translating to MKDTIRYSESFKQKVVNEISKGKFISCGEASQAYGISGSCTVRAWVKKYGRTDLLPKVIKVETENDIDEIKALKKHIAELEKTVTELAISDVMNKAYFDIACDEFGVSDKEAFKKKVGVKRSKESDQ from the coding sequence ATGAAAGATACAATAAGATATAGTGAATCATTTAAACAAAAAGTGGTAAACGAGATCTCCAAAGGTAAATTTATAAGCTGTGGAGAAGCGAGCCAAGCTTATGGGATATCAGGCTCTTGTACAGTAAGAGCCTGGGTCAAAAAGTATGGTAGAACAGACTTATTACCAAAGGTGATTAAAGTGGAAACAGAAAATGATATTGATGAGATTAAAGCTCTTAAAAAGCATATTGCTGAGTTAGAGAAAACAGTAACCGAACTAGCGATAAGTGATGTTATGAATAAAGCTTACTTTGATATAGCTTGTGATGAGTTCGGCGTATCTGATAAAGAAGCCTTCAAAAAAAAAGTCGGTGTGAAGCGGTCAAAAGAGTCAGATCAATGA
- a CDS encoding 2-dehydro-3-deoxy-6-phosphogalactonate aldolase: protein MNKFLKEMPLIAIIRGVKPSEALEVTQALYDGGIRCVEVPLNSPEPYESIKLIADAFAGKMLVGAGTVITVEQAQKVKEAGGKIIVSPNVNPEVIKETKKLGMQSYPGVMTISECFTALDAGADALKLFPADSVGKNFIKAAKAILPAGTQVLAVGGVDQSNIKEWQESGADGFGLGSSLYKSSYTIAEIKALSFEFTTELKKDN from the coding sequence ATGAATAAATTTTTAAAAGAAATGCCACTGATCGCCATCATTCGTGGCGTCAAGCCATCAGAAGCCTTAGAGGTGACTCAAGCTTTATATGATGGCGGCATACGCTGTGTGGAAGTACCACTGAATTCACCAGAGCCCTACGAGAGTATAAAACTTATTGCTGACGCTTTTGCGGGTAAAATGCTCGTGGGCGCCGGTACGGTTATTACTGTTGAGCAAGCTCAAAAAGTCAAAGAGGCTGGAGGAAAGATCATTGTTTCTCCTAATGTGAACCCGGAAGTCATTAAAGAGACAAAAAAATTGGGTATGCAGTCTTATCCAGGCGTGATGACCATCAGCGAATGTTTTACAGCTCTGGATGCCGGCGCAGATGCCCTCAAACTCTTTCCTGCTGACTCAGTAGGAAAAAACTTTATCAAAGCAGCAAAAGCAATTCTGCCAGCGGGCACACAAGTTTTAGCCGTAGGCGGTGTCGACCAGTCAAATATCAAAGAATGGCAAGAATCCGGAGCCGATGGCTTTGGCTTGGGCAGTAGCCTCTATAAATCATCGTATACAATCGCCGAAATTAAGGCTTTAAGTTTTGAATTTACGACCGAATTAAAAAAGGATAATTAA
- a CDS encoding 2-dehydro-3-deoxygalactonokinase — MQQVFCDWGTSSLRGYLLDDSKIIQKYSSDLGLLKAQKIGYEKVLDSVLDSFQCEHDIPIYFSGMIGSKQGWAEAPYVPTPVGIEQMKGKTIKPAKNIHIIGGVSHLDGSGNYDVMRGEEVQVFGVLEQEPATSLICLPGSHSKWVKIEAGQIKIFATWMTGELFKALSENTIFSTQLESKEFNHEAFIQGVGFAREHHDLGSSLFKLRIEYLFERSDKHHFYSYLSGFLIASEIREAIGVAKKVSLCGSDSLMNSYALALEVFGVESKQFPSETATIRGIEKICGENNE, encoded by the coding sequence ATGCAACAAGTATTCTGTGATTGGGGGACAAGTTCCCTTCGAGGCTACCTCTTGGATGATTCTAAGATTATTCAAAAGTACTCATCTGATTTGGGCTTGCTAAAAGCGCAAAAAATTGGCTATGAAAAAGTTTTGGATAGCGTTTTAGACTCATTCCAATGTGAGCACGATATTCCCATATATTTCAGTGGTATGATCGGTTCAAAGCAGGGCTGGGCTGAGGCTCCCTATGTGCCCACTCCAGTTGGGATTGAGCAAATGAAAGGTAAGACGATTAAGCCGGCAAAAAATATTCATATCATTGGCGGAGTGAGCCATTTGGACGGCTCAGGCAATTATGATGTCATGCGCGGCGAAGAAGTTCAGGTCTTTGGTGTCTTAGAACAAGAGCCTGCGACCAGCTTGATTTGTTTGCCGGGAAGTCATTCAAAATGGGTGAAAATTGAAGCCGGTCAGATAAAAATCTTCGCAACTTGGATGACGGGGGAACTCTTTAAAGCTTTAAGTGAAAATACTATTTTTTCGACTCAGCTTGAGTCAAAAGAGTTTAATCATGAGGCCTTTATTCAGGGAGTGGGCTTTGCGCGTGAACATCACGACTTGGGTAGCAGTCTTTTTAAGTTGAGAATAGAATATCTTTTTGAAAGGTCAGATAAACACCATTTTTATTCTTACCTCTCAGGGTTTCTCATTGCCAGTGAAATCCGTGAAGCGATTGGAGTGGCAAAAAAGGTGAGCCTCTGTGGTTCTGACTCTTTGATGAACTCTTATGCTTTAGCACTCGAAGTTTTTGGTGTTGAGTCAAAACAATTCCCCTCAGAGACAGCGACGATTAGAGGGATAGAAAAAATTTGTGGAGAAAACAATGAATAA
- a CDS encoding IS110 family transposase translates to MSKITITVLEITIGMDLGNQKHDICVLNSEGKIVEQAKIENNLESLSVYFSNYERPHKIRVALEVGSSSLWISSKLKSMGFNVIVANARKLRMIWDSTNKCDEKDAEKIARVARMDPSLLYGIQHRSMDSQQVLTVLRAREHFVKMRTQTMNSLRGILKSLGVSDLPKCEANRFSEKMYEYVCDDLLPTLGEMLYECQELTDRIERLDDRIELISEESCPEAQHLRQIPGVGPVTALAFVLTIDDPTRFNKSRDIGAFLGLTPKRDQSGEKDKQLRITKHGDRYLRSLLVICAQHIFSDRSPDSDLKRYGHRIASRGGGAGRKKAKVAIARKLAVLMHRLWVSGDNYEPLHKQALKKAS, encoded by the coding sequence ATGTCTAAAATTACTATCACTGTACTTGAAATCACAATTGGAATGGACCTCGGAAATCAAAAACACGATATTTGTGTATTAAATTCCGAAGGTAAAATCGTCGAACAAGCAAAGATTGAAAATAATCTGGAATCGTTAAGTGTATATTTTTCGAATTATGAACGCCCTCATAAAATCCGAGTAGCTCTAGAAGTAGGAAGTAGCTCTTTATGGATATCGAGCAAACTCAAAAGTATGGGCTTCAATGTAATTGTAGCAAATGCTCGTAAGCTTCGAATGATATGGGACAGCACGAATAAGTGCGATGAAAAAGACGCTGAAAAGATAGCACGGGTAGCCCGAATGGATCCATCACTTTTGTACGGCATCCAACACCGAAGTATGGACTCTCAGCAAGTGCTTACAGTGTTGCGTGCTCGTGAGCATTTTGTGAAGATGCGAACCCAAACGATGAATTCATTAAGGGGTATACTAAAGAGTTTAGGAGTTAGTGATCTCCCTAAGTGCGAAGCTAATCGTTTCAGTGAAAAGATGTATGAGTATGTATGTGATGATTTATTGCCAACTTTAGGTGAGATGCTATACGAATGTCAAGAACTGACTGATCGAATAGAGAGGTTGGATGATCGAATTGAACTGATTAGTGAAGAGTCTTGTCCCGAGGCTCAGCACCTGCGTCAGATTCCTGGAGTGGGACCAGTTACTGCCTTGGCATTTGTTTTAACTATTGATGATCCAACCCGTTTTAATAAGAGTCGTGATATAGGTGCTTTTTTAGGTCTAACTCCAAAGCGGGACCAATCGGGAGAAAAAGATAAACAACTAAGAATAACAAAGCATGGAGATAGGTACTTGAGATCATTACTGGTTATTTGTGCTCAACATATTTTTAGCGATAGATCCCCGGATTCTGATTTGAAGAGGTACGGACATCGAATTGCCTCACGAGGTGGTGGCGCGGGGAGAAAAAAAGCAAAAGTAGCCATAGCTAGGAAGCTAGCTGTTTTAATGCATCGACTTTGGGTCAGTGGCGATAATTATGAACCACTCCACAAACAGGCTTTAAAAAAAGCATCATGA
- a CDS encoding sodium:solute symporter family protein encodes MSPTLFLSVFAIYIVGMIVLSVWISRRQTSGEDFLLGNRSVPLFLILGTTVATMVGTGSSMGAVGKGYADGWAGSLYGIGGALGILLLAKLFSKVRKYNFMTFSEEISFYYGANKTIKGIIGVLILIASIGWLGAHILGGGMYLAWIANIDLMYAKIIIALAFGVYVIIGGYMAVVWTDTIQALILFFGFILMAYMSVDKLGGFVELSQKMGDTQFAFLNSDQILPSISLAFVILVGVMATPSYRQRIYSADNISTVKKSFYLSGTLYLFFSFIPALIGISAQVLNPELENSNFAFPYLAVEVLPVSVGLIVLIAGLSATMSSASSDAIAGVSILLRDIYILVFNKMPDKEKMVSHSRWGLIGITGMALIFTMYSEDIISYIKNMISVVMSGMFVCSLLGCFWKRATWQGGIAALLGGATCSVSFMFNDAWMSYWGNPSIPSVLSACVVGVLVSLMTPENTLSDEESLAILEAERQLMEQHEEVHASDESEVS; translated from the coding sequence ATGTCGCCGACCTTGTTTCTCTCAGTTTTTGCCATCTATATTGTTGGCATGATTGTCCTAAGTGTATGGATCTCCCGTAGACAGACTTCTGGTGAAGATTTCTTATTGGGGAATCGTAGCGTACCCTTATTCCTTATTTTGGGAACAACAGTAGCAACAATGGTCGGCACGGGCTCCAGTATGGGAGCCGTTGGCAAAGGTTATGCCGATGGTTGGGCCGGATCTTTGTACGGTATCGGTGGTGCCTTAGGTATCTTGCTTTTAGCCAAACTTTTCTCGAAAGTGAGAAAGTATAATTTTATGACTTTCTCAGAAGAAATTTCCTTTTATTATGGCGCCAATAAGACGATTAAAGGAATCATTGGGGTCCTTATACTGATTGCTTCGATCGGCTGGCTCGGCGCGCACATACTCGGTGGTGGCATGTATTTGGCATGGATTGCCAATATCGACCTCATGTACGCCAAAATCATTATCGCTTTAGCTTTTGGTGTTTACGTTATTATAGGGGGGTACATGGCGGTTGTTTGGACCGATACGATCCAGGCCCTCATCCTTTTCTTTGGTTTTATCCTCATGGCCTACATGTCCGTAGATAAACTTGGTGGCTTTGTTGAACTCAGTCAAAAAATGGGCGATACTCAATTCGCCTTCTTAAATTCAGATCAAATTTTACCCTCGATTTCACTCGCTTTTGTGATCCTCGTGGGGGTTATGGCAACGCCTTCTTACCGTCAGCGTATTTATTCTGCCGATAATATCTCCACGGTGAAAAAAAGTTTTTATCTCAGTGGCACACTCTACCTTTTCTTCTCCTTTATTCCCGCACTCATTGGTATTTCCGCTCAAGTGCTCAATCCAGAACTCGAAAACTCAAATTTTGCTTTCCCTTATTTAGCGGTCGAAGTCTTGCCCGTTTCCGTTGGACTCATTGTACTCATTGCTGGTTTGAGTGCGACCATGTCTTCGGCGAGTTCCGATGCGATTGCGGGCGTTTCGATTCTTTTGCGCGACATTTATATTCTCGTTTTTAATAAAATGCCCGACAAAGAGAAGATGGTCTCGCACTCGCGTTGGGGTTTGATTGGCATTACTGGCATGGCGCTAATCTTCACCATGTATTCAGAAGATATTATTTCCTACATTAAAAATATGATTTCAGTTGTGATGAGCGGCATGTTTGTCTGTTCCTTACTCGGTTGCTTTTGGAAACGAGCCACTTGGCAGGGGGGCATTGCGGCACTTCTCGGTGGCGCGACTTGCTCAGTGAGTTTTATGTTTAACGACGCCTGGATGAGCTATTGGGGAAACCCTTCGATTCCTTCCGTACTTTCGGCTTGTGTTGTTGGAGTGCTTGTGAGTTTGATGACGCCTGAAAATACTCTCAGTGATGAAGAATCACTCGCCATTCTCGAGGCTGAAAGACAGCTCATGGAACAGCATGAAGAAGTTCATGCCAGTGATGAAAGCGAAGTTAGTTAA
- a CDS encoding N-acyl-D-amino-acid deacylase family protein, which yields MDKKYSYLFQNALIFDGSGQAPYLSDLALKDDLVCAIGKLNQEQAEFIYDMEGKALAPGFIDVHTHDDNAVLKSPECLPKISQGVTTVIVGNCGLSAAPVRLSSAPPDPLNLLGTQGDFCFPNFKAYVQEVNRVQPAVNVAALVGHTALRVNHMTDLYREVSDSELVAMKDELDECLKQGAIGLSTGLAYATARQSNTEEVIELAKVLGANNGVYVTHLRNEFDQVIEAIEEAFSIAESGDIPLIISHLKCAGPDNWGRSGEILKFIESSPYSHRVHMDCYPYAAGSSTLDLGQVDERVKILITWSEAHPEISAKYLHEIAQEWGLSQYETAQKLQPAGAVYFSIDEDDMKKIISHPKTMIGSDGLPHDPHPHPRLWGTFPRVIGKLAREQKLMTVSTAIHKMTGLSAKNYKLRGRGSLAVGSFADLVVFDPEKIADTATFEKPISLAQGIEQVYVNGVKSFAEGKSQGRNGRYVAGKKKSHNLINQT from the coding sequence ATGGATAAAAAGTACAGTTATTTATTTCAAAATGCCTTAATTTTTGATGGCTCAGGTCAAGCGCCTTATTTGAGCGACTTAGCTTTGAAAGATGATTTGGTTTGCGCAATTGGCAAACTCAATCAAGAGCAAGCCGAATTCATTTATGATATGGAAGGCAAAGCTTTAGCACCTGGCTTCATTGATGTGCATACGCATGATGATAATGCTGTACTCAAATCCCCAGAATGTCTTCCTAAAATAAGCCAGGGCGTTACGACGGTGATCGTGGGCAACTGCGGACTGAGTGCCGCTCCGGTGCGACTGAGTTCTGCACCACCAGATCCCTTGAATCTTTTAGGAACTCAAGGAGATTTCTGTTTTCCCAATTTCAAAGCTTATGTTCAAGAAGTTAATCGAGTCCAACCTGCTGTAAACGTGGCGGCGCTAGTAGGGCATACAGCTCTGCGAGTGAACCACATGACAGATTTGTATAGAGAAGTAAGCGACTCCGAATTAGTCGCCATGAAAGATGAGCTCGACGAATGTTTGAAGCAGGGGGCAATCGGTTTAAGTACGGGCTTAGCCTATGCTACGGCGCGCCAATCGAATACAGAAGAAGTTATTGAATTAGCCAAAGTTCTCGGTGCGAATAACGGTGTTTATGTGACTCACTTGCGCAATGAATTTGACCAAGTGATTGAAGCCATAGAAGAGGCCTTCTCGATTGCCGAGAGTGGCGACATACCGCTTATTATCTCGCACCTTAAATGCGCAGGCCCCGATAATTGGGGGCGCAGTGGTGAAATCTTAAAGTTTATCGAGTCATCGCCCTATAGTCATCGCGTGCACATGGATTGTTATCCTTACGCCGCAGGATCCAGTACTTTGGATTTAGGTCAGGTAGACGAACGCGTAAAAATTCTGATCACTTGGTCTGAGGCACATCCCGAGATTTCCGCTAAATACCTTCATGAAATAGCCCAAGAATGGGGGCTGAGTCAGTATGAAACGGCTCAGAAGCTGCAACCCGCCGGTGCGGTTTACTTCTCCATAGACGAAGACGATATGAAAAAAATCATTTCTCACCCCAAAACGATGATCGGCTCAGATGGCTTGCCTCATGATCCCCATCCGCATCCCCGCTTATGGGGAACCTTTCCACGCGTCATCGGAAAACTGGCTCGGGAACAAAAATTGATGACCGTGAGTACGGCCATTCATAAAATGACTGGCTTGTCAGCCAAAAACTATAAGCTTCGAGGGCGGGGTTCTTTAGCTGTCGGAAGTTTTGCCGACTTGGTCGTTTTTGATCCTGAAAAAATTGCGGACACCGCAACATTCGAGAAACCCATCAGCCTGGCTCAGGGGATTGAGCAAGTCTATGTCAATGGCGTCAAAAGTTTTGCCGAAGGAAAATCTCAGGGACGAAATGGCCGCTATGTGGCGGGGAAGAAAAAATCTCACAATCTCATTAATCAAACTTAA
- a CDS encoding arylsulfatase has translation MNKYVALLLVLISTTLMGQKQNVILILVDDLGYSDLSSYGGEIQTPAIDSLGAKGIKMTQLYNSARCCPTRASLLTGLYSHKTGVGFMTKDQGKPGYRGFLNDKCMTIASVLKGAGYKTYLAGKWHLKGLKGQDCLPTSRGFDRFYGPFHDYADFYMPELYHSMPEKGFKVNQRPGKFFASNAITDYALSFLNEARQEEKPYFLYLAYNAPHFPLQAPKDLIDKYVPTYEKGWDKLRQERLQKMKDLGLVNQALTLPERGLVAKVDNRNKDSKYYGKQIPAWKSLDSDRQKDLARRMATFAAMVENVDQNIALVLSDLKKNNELENTVIFFLSDNGACAEWDPHGFDDNPYPKNKLYKADELAQVGQEKTFHSYGTGWANLGNTPLQSYKHYSYEGGISSPFIMYAPQFIKAKKGFDHSPAHVMDLAPTIYSTLGATYPKEFKGIELYPLQGKSLLEVLKKDSPERVLYFEHEGNRAIRQGQWKAVWVNYKKVWELYNINEDRLEQNDLAAKMPELVTELSKKWLDWAEENFVELQKMSSPSSKMPTVYYRRK, from the coding sequence ATGAATAAGTATGTGGCTTTACTGCTCGTTTTAATTTCTACGACTTTAATGGGACAAAAACAGAATGTGATTCTGATATTAGTGGATGACCTAGGCTACTCTGATCTATCGAGTTATGGGGGAGAAATCCAAACTCCCGCCATCGATAGCCTTGGCGCTAAGGGAATTAAAATGACACAGCTTTATAATTCGGCTCGTTGTTGTCCCACCCGAGCTTCTTTACTCACGGGTTTATACTCGCACAAGACGGGTGTGGGTTTTATGACGAAAGATCAGGGCAAGCCGGGTTATAGAGGCTTTTTGAATGACAAATGTATGACTATTGCCTCGGTGTTAAAAGGCGCCGGCTACAAAACTTATCTAGCGGGTAAATGGCACCTCAAAGGTTTGAAAGGTCAGGATTGCTTGCCCACAAGTAGAGGTTTTGATCGCTTTTATGGGCCTTTTCATGACTACGCCGATTTTTATATGCCCGAGCTCTATCACTCGATGCCAGAAAAAGGTTTTAAAGTCAATCAACGCCCCGGGAAATTTTTTGCGAGCAACGCCATCACGGATTACGCACTTAGCTTTTTAAATGAAGCACGGCAAGAGGAAAAACCTTACTTCTTATATTTAGCTTACAATGCGCCACATTTTCCACTTCAGGCCCCCAAAGATTTAATTGATAAGTACGTGCCGACTTACGAAAAGGGCTGGGATAAACTCAGGCAAGAACGTTTGCAAAAAATGAAAGATTTAGGGCTAGTCAATCAGGCGCTAACTTTACCCGAACGTGGGCTCGTGGCAAAAGTCGATAATCGCAACAAGGATTCCAAGTATTACGGTAAGCAAATCCCTGCTTGGAAGAGTCTAGATAGTGATCGTCAAAAAGATTTGGCTCGACGCATGGCGACTTTTGCGGCCATGGTCGAAAATGTGGATCAAAATATCGCGCTGGTATTGAGTGATTTGAAAAAGAATAATGAACTCGAGAATACAGTTATTTTCTTTCTTTCGGATAATGGTGCCTGTGCCGAATGGGATCCCCATGGTTTTGATGATAATCCTTATCCCAAAAATAAATTGTATAAAGCTGACGAACTGGCTCAGGTTGGTCAGGAAAAGACCTTTCATAGCTACGGAACTGGCTGGGCCAATTTGGGTAACACACCCCTGCAGTCATATAAACATTATAGCTACGAAGGGGGTATTTCTTCGCCTTTTATCATGTATGCCCCCCAATTTATCAAAGCCAAAAAAGGCTTTGATCATAGCCCCGCCCATGTCATGGATTTAGCGCCGACAATTTACTCCACCTTAGGTGCTACTTATCCGAAAGAATTTAAAGGTATAGAACTTTATCCACTGCAGGGCAAAAGTTTGCTGGAAGTCTTAAAAAAAGATTCGCCCGAACGCGTTCTTTATTTTGAACACGAAGGCAATCGCGCCATTAGGCAAGGGCAATGGAAAGCCGTTTGGGTGAATTATAAAAAAGTCTGGGAACTCTATAATATCAATGAAGATCGACTCGAACAAAATGACTTGGCGGCAAAAATGCCAGAACTAGTGACAGAGCTCTCTAAGAAGTGGCTAGATTGGGCCGAGGAAAACTTTGTCGAATTGCAAAAAATGTCCTCGCCAAGCTCAAAAATGCCAACAGTCTATTACCGTAGAAAGTAA
- a CDS encoding RidA family protein: MSDIKRYGTSKAGAGGQNLPFARAVEADGWLHVSGQVAMEDGEIVGGNIVQQTHKTIENLLAIIHEAGYTKDDIVRCGVWLDDPRDFWSFNGVYKEYFGGEHAPARACVQATMMVDCKVEIDAICYKKPE, translated from the coding sequence ATGAGTGATATTAAACGTTATGGAACATCAAAAGCGGGCGCAGGAGGTCAAAACCTGCCTTTCGCACGTGCAGTTGAAGCTGATGGTTGGTTACATGTTTCGGGTCAAGTGGCCATGGAAGATGGTGAAATTGTCGGTGGCAACATCGTTCAGCAAACCCATAAAACAATTGAAAATCTCTTGGCAATTATTCACGAAGCGGGTTACACCAAAGATGATATCGTGCGTTGTGGTGTGTGGTTGGATGATCCCCGTGATTTCTGGAGTTTTAATGGTGTCTACAAAGAGTACTTCGGTGGCGAGCACGCCCCTGCAAGAGCTTGTGTACAAGCCACAATGATGGTGGATTGCAAGGTCGAAATCGACGCAATCTGCTACAAAAAGCCGGAATAG
- a CDS encoding IS4 family transposase produces the protein MDIDGLVRSDWDYFKTFLPDGWDGMMAETGMLKFGRKFSGEDGPSKLLRTLLIHLGGNLSLRSTCALAKEGNIIDVSDVALLKRLQKSSEWFNWCTTQLLDKMKPKNPQGLPEQEEYNFRYVDGSIVREPGATGSTWMLHYSMNAKTLAPDEITITDQKKGESLKNYSVKPNDVFIGDRVYPRRNGIIHVHSNGGYILCRFPPSLTPLHNDNGTPFKLLSKLRKLKLGDIGEYNVVIKHNEGQINARVCAMKKDHESTLKAQKAIHRKASKNSRKGSTRPETLEYAGYILILTTLAESVSPEKILNIYRSRWQIELLFKRLKSIIGAAPLYKKNDIGMRSWLAGKILVATLIEYIIRCGEDFFPWGYPIKKTIQN, from the coding sequence ATGGATATAGATGGCTTAGTTCGGTCTGATTGGGATTATTTTAAAACATTCCTTCCTGATGGTTGGGATGGTATGATGGCGGAAACTGGAATGCTAAAGTTCGGACGAAAATTTTCAGGCGAAGATGGCCCTTCGAAGCTTCTAAGAACATTACTAATTCATTTGGGTGGGAACCTCTCTTTACGCTCAACATGCGCCTTGGCAAAAGAGGGCAATATTATTGACGTTAGTGATGTAGCATTACTCAAAAGGTTACAAAAATCAAGTGAGTGGTTCAACTGGTGCACTACGCAACTATTGGATAAAATGAAGCCGAAAAACCCGCAGGGACTTCCTGAGCAAGAAGAATATAATTTCAGATATGTTGACGGCTCTATTGTCAGGGAGCCAGGAGCAACAGGATCCACATGGATGCTTCACTACTCCATGAATGCAAAAACCTTAGCACCAGACGAGATTACTATAACGGATCAAAAAAAAGGAGAATCACTTAAGAATTATTCCGTTAAACCAAATGACGTTTTCATTGGAGACCGTGTTTATCCACGCAGAAATGGCATTATTCATGTCCATTCCAATGGAGGCTATATTCTTTGTCGCTTCCCTCCTAGCCTTACCCCTTTACATAACGACAATGGTACGCCTTTTAAACTCTTGTCGAAATTACGGAAATTGAAACTCGGAGATATCGGTGAATACAACGTTGTTATAAAACACAATGAAGGTCAAATAAACGCTCGAGTTTGTGCTATGAAAAAAGATCATGAAAGTACTTTAAAAGCTCAAAAAGCGATTCATCGGAAAGCCAGTAAAAACAGTCGCAAAGGAAGCACAAGACCGGAAACTTTAGAGTATGCAGGATATATTTTAATCTTAACTACATTGGCTGAGTCTGTATCACCCGAAAAAATCCTTAATATTTATCGTAGCCGATGGCAAATAGAGCTTCTATTCAAGCGCTTAAAATCAATTATAGGTGCGGCACCCTTATACAAAAAAAATGATATAGGAATGAGGAGTTGGCTCGCAGGAAAGATTTTAGTAGCAACATTGATTGAGTATATAATTCGCTGCGGCGAAGATTTTTTTCCCTGGGGATACCCCATCAAAAAAACTATCCAAAACTAA
- a CDS encoding MurR/RpiR family transcriptional regulator yields SDLEWAGNASIHDMAAKAGVSEASVTRFSRSVGCKNVPDLKKALVSSFAIGQRFLEGHMDPITEESGAIGQVVKGIIEALNTVNTQTSQQKIEQTASLVNELERVVVFGSGGGSTVIADDAVNRMFRFGVNITSYGDFLMQRMVAATLNEDSLVLVISTTGQIAEINESAQIAKQYGAKVVAITRGDSPLAQLADIHLEVHIQEDEGIYKATASRYALLAVIDAIALELAVLRKDSSKETLRRIKYNLDAVRGGDRRFPVGD; encoded by the coding sequence TCTGACTTGGAGTGGGCTGGCAATGCCAGCATTCATGATATGGCGGCTAAAGCAGGTGTGAGCGAAGCTTCGGTAACGCGCTTTTCCCGTAGTGTGGGATGCAAAAATGTTCCTGATCTGAAAAAAGCTCTCGTCAGTAGTTTTGCTATTGGGCAACGTTTCTTAGAAGGTCACATGGATCCCATTACAGAAGAGAGTGGAGCTATTGGTCAGGTCGTTAAAGGCATTATTGAAGCTCTCAATACCGTAAACACTCAAACCTCTCAGCAAAAAATCGAACAGACAGCAAGCCTTGTTAATGAGCTTGAGCGTGTCGTCGTTTTTGGTTCTGGGGGCGGTTCCACAGTCATCGCGGACGATGCCGTCAATCGCATGTTTCGTTTTGGGGTCAATATCACTTCTTACGGTGATTTCCTCATGCAACGCATGGTTGCGGCTACTTTGAATGAGGATTCCCTCGTTTTAGTTATTTCTACAACGGGGCAAATAGCGGAGATTAACGAAAGTGCTCAAATTGCTAAACAATACGGAGCCAAAGTTGTGGCGATCACTCGAGGTGATTCACCCTTAGCGCAATTAGCCGATATTCATCTAGAGGTCCACATTCAAGAAGACGAGGGGATTTATAAAGCGACCGCTTCTCGCTATGCCTTGCTAGCAGTTATAGATGCGATTGCTCTGGAACTCGCCGTTTTGCGCAAGGATAGCTCTAAAGAAACTTTAAGACGAATTAAGTACAACCTCGACGCCGTTCGTGGCGGTGATCGCAGGTTCCCCGTAGGAGATTAA